The Vibrio fortis DNA segment ATATCGACCCCTTGCCCTTGTGTGAGCGCCATTATTTCGGCAACTACGTCGGCATTGCGGTAATCAATCACATGAGTCGCACCGAGTTGGCGCACAACCTCATGGTTTGCTTGGGAGCAGGTTGTAATAATCGTCTTAACACCAAGCGCTTTGGCTATTTGAATGGCAAAGCTGCCAACGCCACCTGAACCTCCGGTAATCAATAGGCTCTCTTTGTGGCTGGCATGCAGTTTGTCTACTAAAGCGCGATAAGCCGTCCAAGCTGCGCAAGGAATGGCTGCAGCAGATTCTGGCGAGATAGCAGGGTGTTTTACAAGTGTGCGGGAATCTTGAACAGCGAACTCGGCAAAACCACCATGGGCGCGACGCATATTTCCGTGATAGAGGACTCGATCGCCAACTTGCCAATTTTCCACACGGTTACCAACCGAGACGATTTCTCCAGAGACATCTAATCCACCGACAAACTGATCATTCATATCTGCGACCATGCCATGCCAAAGGTTGATTTTTGCATCTACAGGATTGAGTGCGACAGATACGACCCTAACCAGTACATCAAATTCACTTTCTAAATTGGGTGTTGGGAGTTCGGATACAGAGAATGTGTCGCTTAATTTTTGGTAGGTGATTGCCTTCATTATCGCCTCTATTCCATCTGGTATTATCATTAGAATAGCTCGCATTTAATAAAATCATAATTATTGATTGTTTGGCTTATCATTACGTTTTGTTATCTACTGATGTGGTCAATTCAGCCGATTTATTGGTTACCCGATATCTATTTTTAACGGTCAGATTGAATCGCAAAACTGTGCGCAGCGTTGATTATTGTGTCAGTACAAGCCTCTATAATCGGCGAAAAGTTTTTGGTAAGTAGATAAAGAAAATGAAAACAGAAAAACAGAAGATGTTGGCTGGAGAGCCTTATCTCGCTTGGGATGAAGAGCTTTACGCGGAACGTATCGAGTGTCGTAAGGTTCTCCAAAAGCTCAACAACAGTATTCCGGATAGTGAAGAGTGGCGTTCTGCAATTGATACTCTTATCCCTGACTCTGAAGGTGCTTATTTAGAACCCCCATTTCGCTGCGACTATGGTTCAAACATTAAACTGGGTAAGAACTTTTACGCCAACTTTAACTGCGTCGTGTTGGATGTTGCAGAAGTAACGATTGGTGACAATGTCCTTTTCGCTCCTAACGTACAAGTGCTAACAGCGGGTCATCCACTCGATGTGAAGAGTCGTGTTGATGAAGGCGTTGAGTTCGGTACGCCAATTACCATTGGTGATAATGCTTGGATTGGTGCAGGCGTGATCATTTGCCCTGGCGTAAACATTGGAAAGAACAGTGTGATTGGCGCAGGTAGCGTCGTGACCAAAGACATTCCAGACAATGTGGTTGCGGTCGGTAACCCATGCCGAGTGTTAAAGCCTATTGATAACGAATAGTCGAACCGTTGGATAGATAAAGCCCGAACTGAGATTCGGGCTTTGTTTTATTTACTCTTTTAGATGCTAGATGGGACGGCTTGCTCAGTTTGCTTCTTGTCTAATAAGCCACTGAATCTCGTTAGTGCCAGTGCAATCAATACAATCACTGCACCAATCCAAGGTGTGTTCATCAAGTCTGACTCTGCGACAATGATACCGCCGCCCCAAGAGCCAAGTGCGATGCCAACGTTAAATGCTGCGATGTTCAAGCCCGATGCTACGTCTACTGCATCCGGTGTGTATTTCTCTGCCAGCTTAACAACGTAGACTTGCAGCCCTGGAACATTACCAAACGCGAACGCACCCCAAATTAAAATCGTTGCCACTGATGTGTATGGGTTAACTGCCGTGAAGTTAAACACAACCAGTACCGCGGCTAGACCAGAAAAGATAACCGTCAGCGCTTTGATTGGCCCCATTTTGTCGGCCATCTTACCGCCCCAGATGTTACCGACAGCCACGGAAACACCATAGACCAACATGATGAGGCTGATTGCACTTGAATCAAAACCCGATACGTTCTCTAGGATCGGAGCAAGGAACGTAAAGGCAGTAAATGTGCCACCGTATCCCAGTGCTGTGATTGCATAAACCAGCAATAATCTTGGCTGAGTCAGAACTTTGAGTTGAGCTGACAGTTTAGTCGCTGGTGGCTGTTTTAGGTTGTTTGGTACGAGTAGCGCACTACCGATCAAAGCAATCAACCCAAGCAATGCCACGATCAAGAAGGTTGCTTGCCAGCCGAACGTTTGGCCAATATATGTACCTAGTGGAACCCCAGTAACCAGCGCTACTGTAAGACCTGTGAACATAATTGCGATTGCACTTGCGGCTTTCTCTTTGGCGACCAACCCCGTTGCGATGGTTGAACCAATAGAGAAGAACACGCCGTGAGCTAGACCCGTTAATATGCGTGCAGCGATTAAGGTGTTATAGCCAGGAGCTTGCCAAGCGAGCAAGTTACCTATCACAAACAGAGACATGATGGTGATTAGCACCAGTTTTCGATTCCATTTACCGGTAAGTGCAGTGAGTACTGGCGCACCGACAGCGACACCCAATGCATAAAGGCTAACAAGTAGACCTGCAGAGGGTAGGGATACGTTTAAATCGGTCGCCATGGTTGGTATTAAACCAACGATAACAAACTCTGTGGTTCCTATGGCAAAGGCGCTGAGCGTCAATGCGAGTAAGGCTAAAGGCATAGTTATTTCTCTCAAAAATGATGATTTTAAATGGAGCTCATTTGATGGCTCGTTTTGTTGGCGAGGATTATGAGAGAAATATCCTTTGCCAAAAACAGTGTGATTGACAAATTACTTTTGTTATAAATGCAATAGTTGTTCTGTTGATGGCTTAGGAGATTCCCGTGTTAACGCGATCGGATGATTTAGAAATTATGCTTACTGTCGTCGATAGCGGCGGTTTTTCTGCCGCGGCGCAGACGCTCGATATTCAAGTCGCGAGAGTCTCTCGAAGTATTAGCAAGATAGAGAGTCAGCTAGGTGTTTCCCTGTTCAACCGCACTACGCGACGCGTAGAGTTAACCGAAGAGGGGCGACAGTTTGTTGATTCTATTCGAGCGGGTTTAAGAATCATTCAGGAGGCAGAAGAGGAGATCGTTTCACGTGGGGAGTTGCCTAAAGGTCGGCTTAGAGTCGATGCAGCCAGCCCGTTCGTGTTCCATCAATTAGTGCCGTTAGTGAGTGACTTTAATGAAGCGTATCCAGATATTGAGCTAGAGCTGACTTCCAACGAAGGGTTTGTTGACTTAATTGAGAAGCGAACCGATGTAGCAATACGCATTGGTCGGTTAACAGATTCCACACTGCATGCTCGTCCATTGGGAAAAAGCGCCCTATATATGGTTGCGTCTCCTAGCTACTTAAGTAAGCGTGGTATTCCACAAAGTGCAGAAGAGTTGTCCAGCCATCAAACCGTGGGTTTCACGGGCGCTAAGGTGCTTAACCATTGGCCACTTCCTAATCAAGGCTATGTTGAGCCAACCATCACGGCTAGCAATGGAGAAACAGTGCGTCAATTGGTATTGGCAGGAAATGGTATCGCTTGTTTGTCTGGGTTCATGATACAGAGAGATATTTCAGAAGGGCGCTTAATCCCTGTATTAGAGGGTGTAAAGCTAAGGGACACAGATCGAGAGCGAGTCAATGCAGTCTTCTACAAGTCTTCATCAGTCTCTAAACGTATCTCAGCGTTTATTGATTTTATTCAACCAAGACTAAGTCTCTAATAATAAACTAGAAGAGTCATTAGCCGCCCGAAATCTGGAGCAAGGAGTGTTAGCTCATTTAGCTACAATAGCTTGCTTCAGAAATCAGATCTCTTAGCCAGCGATGCCCTATGTCATCGTGTTGAGCTGGATGCCAAAACATCGCGACTTTTATACTTTCTGAAATGAACTCACAGGGTAGGAGTTTTAAATCTGAACATTGAAGGTATTTATTAAGTAACCGCTTCGGGAACAAACCAACATGGTGGCTATTTTCAATAATACTCATCATTTCAACGATGCTGTTCGCGCTCCAAGCCACATCTCGTTGTTTCAGGATACTCTCATAGTCCAACCCTTTGCCATGCAAGTAGGCTTGATTTTGATTGGACGTTGTATGCACGACATGTTTTTCTGACAAAAATTGCTCAAGCGATACAGTTGGGTTCGTTAGGCGAGGGTGATTTACGTGGCATAGCACACATATCTCTTCTCTTAAGATCTCTTGCGACTTGAGCTCTGGGTATTGCCCATGCTCAATATCTATCGATAAATCATAGTGATTTCTCAGCAATGAACTCATGTCGTTGTTAGGCAGGTTTGAGTCTGCTTTTACTTTAATATTGGGAGCGTGAGCGAATATACGGTTTGAAACGGCCGGTAATATACTGAGCCCCAAGACAGATACCGTTGAAATCATGAACTTCCGAGAGCTAGTTTCTGCATTGAAGTTTGAAAGAGGTGGAGCTGTAAGTTTGATTTGATGAACGGCGGCGGACAGTTGGGGATAAATACTTTTTGCTAGCTTGCTAGGTGAAACACCATGACTTTCACGAAAGAAAAGAGGGTCATCAAATAGAACTTTAAGCTTGTGGAGGCTCTGACTAACAGCGGGCTGGCTCATGTTTAAACGATGAGCGGCTTTACTAAGGCTTTGCTCTTCCATAACAGCAACGAAGATGGGTATTAGATTGAAATCTGAGTGCTTCATAAGTCGATTTAGATTTGAGGCTATGAACAAATATCTTGGACTTTGTACACCAGTCAGTGGCTAGTGGGAGTACCATTTAGTCGAGAGTATTACAATTTTGACTCTGTTTTGTAGACTTTGCAGCCATTTATACAATGTCTATGTGACTAAGCCTAAATGTAACTCTGTACTAAGTTTCGCCCTTGTCTCTTGGCTTGGTAAAGCATCTCATCTGCAATTGATACGACTTCTTCAATAGGTTGATTAGGTAACATTACTGCGAGTCCTAATGATGCGGATATCCCTCCCTTAGACATGATATGAAGCCGTTCATCTTCAGCAATTTTTTCTCTCAGCCTCTCGGCTAATTTCTTAGTATCAGACAGTGTTTGAGATTTAACGATGACAATGAACTCATCGCCGCCAATGCGGTAGCATTCGTCATTGCTTCGCACATTTTCAGCCAAAATGCTTGCGACTCTGATTAGGATATCGTCTCCGGTTGGGTGGCCATATTGATCATTGATATCTTTAAAATGATCGAGGTCGATAACAATCACGCAGATACACGCATGTTTAAGGTGGTCGTGTTTTAATCTTACGTTCGCTGATTGTAAGTAAGCTCGATTCTTAAGGCCAGTCAAGGAGTCTGAAGCCAGCTCTATGTTGGTATTGTGTTGATATTGTGCAAACGTCGCGAAGAGTATATAGCTAGCAAGAAGAAGCAGTAAAACTTTTACGAGATCTTGCAGTTCATTTTTTAACTCGATAGCTGAACTTGTTATGTCATCGAATACAAGTACGTCTCCATTGAGAGCTGGAAATGGCACTTTAATCAGGTGAAAGTACCGATTTTTATGAGAATCTAGTTGGTAAAAATTGAGTGAGAGTAGGGATACGGGTGTTATTTTTAGTTGTGTTGTTTCTTCTGAATAGGGGGGTAGAGAAGAGGAGAACCTAACATGAATGGACTTTCCTAAGATTAGAAAATATCGATTATTTTGGTCTGGCAGTATTATGTTATTATAATTTGAAGATGGAAGTTTTTCATAATAGTAATTTAAATTGAAGCGACTTTCTACATCTTGTAAAAAGTCATTGTCCAACTTATTAACAATAGGTTCTTTACTTTCTATAGACGCAACTTCTTTGGAGTTAATAAAAAGACTTCTTAGAAAAGAGAGGTTGTAATTGATATTGTTCATGATTAGGTTTGAAATCAGAGTTTCTCTTTTCCCTTTTTCAATCTCTATTGATTCTACTCGGCTTTGAATACTATTGTAGTGGAATAACAGTATTAATAAGCTTAGTAAAGATATCAGTATGTTCCTTTTGTTAATCAGAAAGTTAAGAATATTCATGATGGTTTATCCTTTAACCATAAATTAACGGGTAACATTGAAGTTAATTCAAGGTCATCTGCTAATTTTAAGAGTAAACTCCTCGGTGGTGACAATTGATAGTCCATTGAGCTTGAGAAAATCTCGATATCAGTTGGTTTTGACTATGACAGTGAGTCTTATGAAGAATACTCTTGATTTGAGTTCGTACGGTTTCCTTTGATACGTTTCTAATGCTGGATATCTCTGGCCCAGTGAACCCTTTTATTAATAACTCTAAAACGTTGAATTCTGATTTGGTTAACGTTGAAGTAATATCTACATTCTTAGGTTCGGAGTACTTTTTCCAGTAGTGCAACATAGTGTTGTGGGCAACCCATGAGTTGGACCAGGCAGTCATAATATTAGCTACCAGTTGTAGGTGCTTAGTCTGATGTTCAGATAATGATTCAACACTATGAAAGATAGCTACCATTCTATGGTCGTAGTTTAAGGGAGAAAAAATTGAATATTTACTTAGTTTATTAGTGATTATTGACAGCTTTTCATGGTCAAATATTCGATTCTCCAAAACATTGTCATAGGTAAAGTGCAAAATGTTTTTCTCATGGCACATGGCGGCGTCAAGATAGCTTTCAATGCTCTCCGATATTCTTTTGCTAATGGATATTCTCTTTGAGATACTCTCCAAACTTTCAAAAACGATGTCCTTCCCTTCGGACAAAATGATTAGGCTCACATGTTCAACGCCAACTTTTTCTAGCCCTTCACGAACTTCACTTTCCAGTTCGTTCGGAAGATAAGAGATGTTTGGATTTGTAAATTCGTTATTATTTTTCTTCGCCATACAGTAGCCAACACTTGTTTTAATTATATTGATATCATACGTCTTTATATTAATTCATTTTGTTAGATTACTATCATCACCCTATTGGGTGAAATTTAAATAAAATTTAACAAAGTGATGAATTAAATGATTGAGATCAAATTATATTCGATTTCTTAATTTTTATGATTAACTATAAATAACTGATAATCAATGCTATATTCCTAATATCAGATATAAGTTGGACGATAAGTTTGATTTTTTCATGATAAGACAACACAATATTTCACCCTGAGATATCGCCCTAGAACATTCAAATCATTACTCGCCACATGTGAGGTAATGAACAGTGTTGGCAGGGAGCCAACTTCAGCACCATATAGTTTGTCAGATAGATCCGACTTGGCCAATGAACGACTGTGAAAGTGTAAGCTAGCGACACTCAAAAGTTCATGATTCCTTACTGTAAATATAATAAATTTTCTTACAAGATGTCGTTGTAAGTGTTTGATGATTATATAGTTATACTTTTCAGTCTTCATCAAATCGTTCTAGAATGGCTTTGTGTTTATGCTTAATTTCCAGGTCATTTTCAACCGACTTTAGCCATAAAATTGCTTCAACCCTATTTTTAACATGGATTTTTCTGTAAATATGATAAATGTGTGTTTTGACTGTACCATCAGCAACTTGAATATGATTTGATATCTCAGTGTTGGTTAACCCACTCCCAACTAGCTTTAGAATTTGCCACTCCCTTGTGGTGAGTAAACTTCCCTGGAGGGTGTTCCCTATTTTAATTTTTGTTCGATATATACTTATTAATTGTTGTGATAGATCGCGACTAAACCAAGTTTTTCCATTCAAAACATATTCGAACCCTTTGTAAAGAGTTTCAATATAGTCTGAAATATAGAACAACCCCATGACACTAGTCCACCATGCGACTTCTTCGATATTGAGGTCTTCTCTACAGTTTATTATTATTACAGGGATTTTAGTTACATTACATGACACTTGAAAATGACTCTGATCATTTAATCTTTTCAGCATGTCATAGTCTATGACAACTAAGCCAACACCTTTATTTTTTAATGCTTTGGATGCGCTACTAATGTCGACTAAAGACAATTGCAAGCTCAGTTCAGAAAGTAAACCAGATATGAGCATCTCAGTTTGAATACTCTTTCTAGAAATCAATATTCCTTTATTGAAATGATATTTCATACTGTTCAGCCTTAAGTCTTCCTGAGACGATGCGCAAACGGCTAGTTGTCAAAGAAAACCAAATTAATTTTGATTAGCAAATAAAACGGCTTCATTCCGGTTATGAACCCCAAGCTTTTGATAGATCTTGTGGACATGTGTTTTGACGGTACTTTCTGTGATAAATAACTTGTCGGCAATCGATTGATTGGAGTTACCTTCAGCGAGCTTTTTTAAGATTTGTTTTTCTCTATGAGTTAAGTATTGGATGCTATTGTCATACGATAATGATAACTCGCGATATCTATCGACCATTTTCTCTATCCACTCAATTGGGAACCACATTCCTCCATTTCCGACTCTTAATATCACGCCACTTAATTGGCTAATAGAGGTACCATTGTTTACTACGGCTCTTAATTGCCTTCTTCTCA contains these protein-coding regions:
- a CDS encoding zinc-binding dehydrogenase, with amino-acid sequence MKAITYQKLSDTFSVSELPTPNLESEFDVLVRVVSVALNPVDAKINLWHGMVADMNDQFVGGLDVSGEIVSVGNRVENWQVGDRVLYHGNMRRAHGGFAEFAVQDSRTLVKHPAISPESAAAIPCAAWTAYRALVDKLHASHKESLLITGGSGGVGSFAIQIAKALGVKTIITTCSQANHEVVRQLGATHVIDYRNADVVAEIMALTQGQGVDIALDCVGGDNDKLAADVLAFEGEMVELVQVATPERYDNAFLKGLSFHQLSLGSGHVNGTKGMKTLVDAGNAVNALVESGDVVVPNLKVITLDEIGNALLDIRNQRTVGKVIAKISD
- a CDS encoding sugar O-acetyltransferase; translated protein: MKTEKQKMLAGEPYLAWDEELYAERIECRKVLQKLNNSIPDSEEWRSAIDTLIPDSEGAYLEPPFRCDYGSNIKLGKNFYANFNCVVLDVAEVTIGDNVLFAPNVQVLTAGHPLDVKSRVDEGVEFGTPITIGDNAWIGAGVIICPGVNIGKNSVIGAGSVVTKDIPDNVVAVGNPCRVLKPIDNE
- a CDS encoding MFS transporter, which encodes MPLALLALTLSAFAIGTTEFVIVGLIPTMATDLNVSLPSAGLLVSLYALGVAVGAPVLTALTGKWNRKLVLITIMSLFVIGNLLAWQAPGYNTLIAARILTGLAHGVFFSIGSTIATGLVAKEKAASAIAIMFTGLTVALVTGVPLGTYIGQTFGWQATFLIVALLGLIALIGSALLVPNNLKQPPATKLSAQLKVLTQPRLLLVYAITALGYGGTFTAFTFLAPILENVSGFDSSAISLIMLVYGVSVAVGNIWGGKMADKMGPIKALTVIFSGLAAVLVVFNFTAVNPYTSVATILIWGAFAFGNVPGLQVYVVKLAEKYTPDAVDVASGLNIAAFNVGIALGSWGGGIIVAESDLMNTPWIGAVIVLIALALTRFSGLLDKKQTEQAVPSSI
- a CDS encoding LysR family transcriptional regulator; this translates as MLTRSDDLEIMLTVVDSGGFSAAAQTLDIQVARVSRSISKIESQLGVSLFNRTTRRVELTEEGRQFVDSIRAGLRIIQEAEEEIVSRGELPKGRLRVDAASPFVFHQLVPLVSDFNEAYPDIELELTSNEGFVDLIEKRTDVAIRIGRLTDSTLHARPLGKSALYMVASPSYLSKRGIPQSAEELSSHQTVGFTGAKVLNHWPLPNQGYVEPTITASNGETVRQLVLAGNGIACLSGFMIQRDISEGRLIPVLEGVKLRDTDRERVNAVFYKSSSVSKRISAFIDFIQPRLSL
- a CDS encoding LysR substrate-binding domain-containing protein, translated to MKHSDFNLIPIFVAVMEEQSLSKAAHRLNMSQPAVSQSLHKLKVLFDDPLFFRESHGVSPSKLAKSIYPQLSAAVHQIKLTAPPLSNFNAETSSRKFMISTVSVLGLSILPAVSNRIFAHAPNIKVKADSNLPNNDMSSLLRNHYDLSIDIEHGQYPELKSQEILREEICVLCHVNHPRLTNPTVSLEQFLSEKHVVHTTSNQNQAYLHGKGLDYESILKQRDVAWSANSIVEMMSIIENSHHVGLFPKRLLNKYLQCSDLKLLPCEFISESIKVAMFWHPAQHDDIGHRWLRDLISEASYCS
- a CDS encoding GGDEF domain-containing protein; the encoded protein is MNILNFLINKRNILISLLSLLILLFHYNSIQSRVESIEIEKGKRETLISNLIMNNINYNLSFLRSLFINSKEVASIESKEPIVNKLDNDFLQDVESRFNLNYYYEKLPSSNYNNIILPDQNNRYFLILGKSIHVRFSSSLPPYSEETTQLKITPVSLLSLNFYQLDSHKNRYFHLIKVPFPALNGDVLVFDDITSSAIELKNELQDLVKVLLLLLASYILFATFAQYQHNTNIELASDSLTGLKNRAYLQSANVRLKHDHLKHACICVIVIDLDHFKDINDQYGHPTGDDILIRVASILAENVRSNDECYRIGGDEFIVIVKSQTLSDTKKLAERLREKIAEDERLHIMSKGGISASLGLAVMLPNQPIEEVVSIADEMLYQAKRQGRNLVQSYI
- a CDS encoding helix-turn-helix transcriptional regulator, whose amino-acid sequence is MAKKNNNEFTNPNISYLPNELESEVREGLEKVGVEHVSLIILSEGKDIVFESLESISKRISISKRISESIESYLDAAMCHEKNILHFTYDNVLENRIFDHEKLSIITNKLSKYSIFSPLNYDHRMVAIFHSVESLSEHQTKHLQLVANIMTAWSNSWVAHNTMLHYWKKYSEPKNVDITSTLTKSEFNVLELLIKGFTGPEISSIRNVSKETVRTQIKSILHKTHCHSQNQLISRFSQAQWTINCHHRGVYS
- a CDS encoding response regulator transcription factor, with the protein product MKYHFNKGILISRKSIQTEMLISGLLSELSLQLSLVDISSASKALKNKGVGLVVIDYDMLKRLNDQSHFQVSCNVTKIPVIIINCREDLNIEEVAWWTSVMGLFYISDYIETLYKGFEYVLNGKTWFSRDLSQQLISIYRTKIKIGNTLQGSLLTTREWQILKLVGSGLTNTEISNHIQVADGTVKTHIYHIYRKIHVKNRVEAILWLKSVENDLEIKHKHKAILERFDED
- a CDS encoding response regulator transcription factor: MTVNQFATVLSRDVNYSQSLINELRNIDIFDLETFGIASDIDRIFCIHSEILILDFNVLFTMSSEEQKFISLIKQKLIVVNVPTGLICEELMRRRQLRAVVNNGTSISQLSGVILRVGNGGMWFPIEWIEKMVDRYRELSLSYDNSIQYLTHREKQILKKLAEGNSNQSIADKLFITESTVKTHVHKIYQKLGVHNRNEAVLFANQN